Proteins encoded by one window of Massilia sp. NR 4-1:
- a CDS encoding heparinase II/III family protein, with protein MVLKSICRAMAAAFLGGLLAAPVLAQMPVPVKTEHPRLLASQLDIQQLRDSIMQGEFPSDGGSITVSFVPQLIKPADDIYAVLFGAYEPPGGDRMFIRHAEGATASSTRFHVGMARANSSREFAIVSFDAVPDKEGNVTVVLSWNRAEGKASIAQNGKVIFSTSDSAEVKAWEPKRNNFLFGPRIGEQIKLVEVRDVQGHVLHRQNGIDYDLHGSLTPLYTMANKMPGWLAACSSTDLEGAGICNVATAGRNVLIDTAKNLSLAYKLSDNPNHLTAAKAYADRVLKAPVSKGGEWSMSSRVGALGVLYDWLYRDLGPQTVAGDAARRSYNEVFAATIKATVASTVPEKDNLVDSTCGHGNTFSASRFDCEVEPVYENWNPAAGKPSISSLYLTGHNMSAVSGMSMGLLAIADTHTEVLPMLNTAYKHFQYGFVRARELVSVDGGHHVGYGYNASSEVAERLLLWRKALAVDANTEVLKADWLPKLIYPFIYGQRHDSTFPARGDVFPFNAGFGNLAALALSSAALGNDPIALGYYQNQIKPVRQRSERIPLLWERMLYPTTVAPAGVDSLELARHFRTAGFVTMRDSWDFAQAAMLDFKSTSFISENHHHMDQNSFSLNYKAPLLLDAGQYDEYNTPHWWNYYTRTIAHNSIVVFDKTEVFKSDTNQLLTNDGGQWLSGRSHYPTLEQLKEGQSHWLQGVTAFEHGDNYSYTAGNASRAYSANKMEQDNGFLRHVLFLRDPARRYDASKAKPIILVFDSVRTKNGLAATSLLQAANKPASNASEAYEGNGRTALTFANSADRRTTIRNGGGMVTVETLLPEQARVVRVGLNANETGQCRQAPVSGEAAPVFSNDCRYLVQYPVGNDQFAWYNYPNDPSKVNVQKADAGGWRLEISPAGAPAAGQTQYFLNVLNVADNDGQGGPAASAVAQRLNRANEASEAVLIQNRLMVVFNRGATPAGTYSWTSANGYSEILATGLKKNAAFVCTRQGKDGGYVYKIEEGTGSAARSSSGEGVLSCTAQG; from the coding sequence ATGGTTCTGAAATCGATCTGCCGCGCCATGGCGGCGGCATTCCTGGGCGGCCTGCTGGCCGCGCCGGTGCTGGCGCAGATGCCGGTGCCGGTAAAGACCGAGCACCCGCGCTTGCTGGCCAGCCAGTTGGACATCCAGCAGCTGCGGGACTCGATCATGCAAGGCGAGTTTCCCAGTGACGGCGGCAGCATTACAGTCAGCTTCGTGCCCCAGTTGATCAAGCCGGCGGACGATATCTACGCCGTTTTGTTTGGCGCATACGAGCCGCCCGGCGGCGACCGCATGTTCATCCGCCATGCCGAAGGCGCGACGGCCAGCAGCACGCGCTTCCATGTCGGAATGGCGCGCGCCAACAGCAGCAGGGAATTCGCCATCGTGTCTTTTGACGCCGTGCCGGACAAGGAGGGTAATGTCACCGTGGTCCTGAGCTGGAACAGGGCGGAAGGCAAGGCTTCCATCGCGCAAAATGGCAAGGTGATTTTCAGCACCAGCGATAGCGCCGAAGTAAAGGCCTGGGAGCCCAAGCGCAATAACTTCCTGTTTGGTCCCCGTATCGGCGAGCAGATCAAGCTGGTGGAAGTGCGGGATGTGCAGGGCCATGTTCTGCATCGGCAAAATGGCATTGACTATGATCTGCACGGCAGCCTGACGCCGCTTTACACCATGGCCAATAAGATGCCGGGCTGGCTGGCCGCCTGCTCGTCCACCGATCTGGAGGGGGCAGGCATCTGCAATGTCGCCACGGCCGGCCGCAATGTGCTGATCGATACGGCCAAGAATCTGTCGCTGGCCTACAAGCTGTCGGACAATCCCAACCATCTGACGGCCGCCAAGGCTTATGCCGACCGGGTGCTGAAAGCGCCGGTCAGCAAGGGTGGCGAATGGTCGATGAGTTCGCGCGTGGGTGCCCTCGGCGTTCTGTATGATTGGCTGTATCGGGACCTGGGGCCGCAAACGGTGGCCGGCGATGCGGCGCGGCGCAGCTATAACGAGGTCTTTGCCGCCACGATCAAGGCCACCGTCGCCAGTACCGTGCCGGAGAAGGACAATCTGGTGGATTCCACCTGCGGCCACGGCAATACTTTCTCGGCCAGCCGATTCGATTGCGAAGTCGAGCCGGTCTATGAAAACTGGAATCCCGCTGCGGGTAAGCCGAGCATCTCGTCGCTTTATCTCACCGGCCACAATATGAGCGCCGTCAGCGGCATGAGCATGGGGCTGCTGGCGATTGCCGACACGCACACGGAAGTGCTGCCGATGCTGAACACGGCGTATAAACACTTCCAATATGGTTTTGTGCGGGCGCGGGAACTGGTCTCGGTGGACGGCGGCCACCATGTCGGCTATGGCTATAACGCTTCGAGTGAAGTGGCCGAACGCCTGCTGCTGTGGCGCAAGGCACTGGCGGTCGACGCCAATACCGAAGTGCTGAAGGCGGATTGGCTGCCCAAGCTGATCTACCCCTTCATCTATGGCCAGCGCCATGACAGCACCTTCCCCGCGCGCGGCGACGTCTTCCCCTTCAATGCCGGCTTCGGCAATCTGGCGGCGCTGGCCTTGAGCTCCGCCGCTCTCGGCAACGATCCGATCGCCCTGGGCTATTACCAGAACCAGATCAAGCCTGTGCGCCAGCGCAGTGAACGGATTCCCTTGCTGTGGGAGCGGATGCTGTATCCCACCACGGTTGCGCCGGCCGGCGTCGACAGCCTGGAATTGGCGCGCCATTTCCGCACGGCCGGTTTCGTGACCATGCGCGACAGCTGGGACTTTGCCCAGGCGGCCATGCTCGATTTTAAATCGACCTCCTTTATCAGCGAAAACCATCACCACATGGACCAGAACAGCTTCTCGCTGAACTATAAGGCGCCGCTGTTGCTGGATGCCGGCCAGTACGATGAATACAATACCCCGCACTGGTGGAATTACTATACCCGCACCATCGCGCACAACAGCATTGTGGTCTTCGATAAAACCGAAGTCTTCAAGAGCGATACGAACCAGCTATTGACGAACGATGGCGGCCAGTGGCTGAGCGGGCGTTCCCACTATCCAACGCTGGAGCAACTGAAGGAAGGCCAGTCGCATTGGCTGCAGGGCGTGACGGCCTTCGAGCATGGCGATAACTACAGCTACACGGCCGGCAATGCCAGCCGCGCTTATTCGGCCAACAAGATGGAGCAGGACAACGGCTTCCTGCGCCATGTGCTGTTCCTGCGCGATCCGGCGCGCCGCTACGACGCCTCCAAGGCCAAGCCGATTATCCTGGTCTTCGACAGCGTGCGCACGAAGAACGGCCTGGCCGCCACCTCCTTGCTGCAGGCGGCCAATAAGCCGGCCAGCAATGCCAGCGAAGCCTATGAAGGCAATGGCCGCACCGCGCTGACTTTCGCCAATAGCGCGGACCGCCGCACGACCATCCGCAATGGCGGCGGCATGGTGACGGTGGAAACCCTGTTGCCGGAGCAGGCGCGCGTGGTCCGGGTTGGCTTGAACGCCAACGAGACCGGCCAGTGCCGGCAGGCGCCGGTGAGCGGAGAAGCGGCGCCGGTGTTCAGCAACGATTGCCGCTATCTGGTGCAATACCCGGTAGGGAACGATCAATTCGCCTGGTATAACTATCCCAACGATCCGAGCAAGGTGAATGTGCAGAAGGCCGATGCCGGCGGCTGGCGTCTGGAGATTTCGCCGGCCGGCGCTCCCGCGGCGGGCCAGACGCAGTACTTCCTCAACGTGCTGAATGTGGCCGACAACGATGGGCAAGGCGGCCCGGCCGCCAGCGCGGTCGCCCAACGCCTGAATCGCGCCAACGAGGCAAGCGAAGCGGTGCTGATTCAAAATCGCCTGATGGTCGTGTTCAACCGCGGCGCCACGCCTGCCGGCACGTATAGCTGGACCTCGGCCAACGGCTATAGCGAAATTCTGGCAACCGGCCTGAAAAAGAACGCCGCCTTTGTCTGCACCCGCCAAGGCAAGGATGGCGGCTACGTCTACAAGATCGAGGAGGGGACGGGCAGTGCTGCCCGCAGTAGTTCAGGCGAAGGTGTGCTGAGCTGCACGGCACAGGGCTGA
- a CDS encoding efflux transporter outer membrane subunit — MLRFRAPAALLLLALSGCADMGRIKPQAQVLPAAQLATGAAIAAAPPAAWPEETWWQALGDRQLDRLVAAAIQDNPSLKAAQARVRQAEALAGAAEAATGPRVDASAAANRERYSAHGSTPPPLAGHWAWRNVASVTASYDLDLWGRNRDLLAAALDEAHMAAAEAQLARLSLETAVVRSYVQLWLAHAQHDAVADSLAQRQRILDIVRRRHAAGLATEADVAAIETTLPAGRREQEQLNQSLTLLRHQLAALIGKGPGDGDAIVRPALALQAGYGLPGNLPAELVARRPDLVAQRWRVEAAGHGIAAARADFYPNINLVAFAGLQSLGFSKFLNAASQTRGIAPALSLPIFDGGRLRSQLGSRSAQYDMAVEQYNATLVQALSEVASAVARMQSEREQQKLAELAMRTASRSQDLAERSYKAGMNDALAMLNARLVLLNEQQQLLQVQSRCMDTYATLMAALGEA; from the coding sequence ATGCTGCGTTTCCGCGCCCCCGCCGCCCTGCTGCTGCTCGCCCTGTCCGGCTGTGCCGACATGGGCCGTATCAAGCCGCAGGCGCAGGTCCTGCCCGCTGCGCAACTGGCCACCGGCGCCGCCATCGCGGCCGCGCCGCCCGCCGCCTGGCCGGAAGAGACATGGTGGCAAGCCCTGGGCGATCGGCAGCTTGATCGCCTGGTGGCCGCCGCCATCCAGGACAATCCCAGCCTCAAGGCAGCCCAGGCGCGCGTGCGCCAGGCCGAAGCGCTCGCCGGCGCGGCCGAAGCAGCCACCGGCCCGCGCGTCGATGCCAGCGCCGCCGCCAACCGCGAGCGCTATTCCGCCCACGGCAGCACGCCGCCGCCGCTGGCCGGCCACTGGGCCTGGCGCAACGTCGCCAGCGTCACCGCCTCGTACGACCTGGATCTCTGGGGCCGCAACCGCGATCTGCTGGCCGCAGCCCTGGACGAAGCCCATATGGCCGCCGCCGAAGCCCAGCTGGCGCGCCTGTCGCTGGAAACGGCCGTGGTGCGCAGCTATGTGCAACTGTGGCTAGCCCACGCCCAGCACGACGCAGTGGCCGACAGCCTGGCCCAGCGCCAGCGCATTCTCGACATCGTGCGCCGCCGCCACGCCGCCGGCCTGGCCACCGAGGCCGACGTGGCGGCCATTGAAACCACGCTGCCCGCCGGGCGGCGCGAGCAGGAACAGCTCAACCAGAGCCTGACCCTGCTGCGCCACCAGCTGGCAGCCCTGATCGGCAAAGGGCCGGGCGACGGTGATGCGATCGTCCGGCCTGCGCTGGCCCTGCAAGCGGGCTACGGCCTGCCCGGCAACCTGCCGGCCGAACTGGTGGCGCGCCGCCCCGACCTGGTGGCGCAGCGCTGGCGGGTGGAGGCAGCCGGCCATGGCATCGCCGCCGCGCGCGCCGACTTTTACCCGAACATCAATCTGGTGGCCTTCGCCGGCCTGCAATCGCTGGGCTTCAGCAAGTTCCTGAACGCGGCATCGCAGACGCGCGGCATCGCGCCGGCCCTGAGCCTGCCCATCTTCGATGGCGGCCGCTTGCGCAGCCAGTTGGGCAGCCGCAGCGCGCAATACGATATGGCGGTGGAGCAGTACAACGCTACGCTGGTGCAAGCCCTGTCCGAGGTGGCCAGCGCGGTGGCGCGCATGCAGTCCGAGCGCGAACAGCAAAAGCTGGCGGAACTGGCCATGCGCACGGCCAGCCGCTCGCAGGACCTGGCCGAGCGCTCGTACAAGGCCGGCATGAACGATGCGCTGGCCATGCTCAACGCCCGCCTGGTCCTGCTGAACGAACAACAGCAGCTCTTGCAAGTCCAAAGCCGTTGTATGGATACCTACGCTACGCTGATGGCAGCCCTGGGGGAGGCATAA
- a CDS encoding MarR family winged helix-turn-helix transcriptional regulator — protein MSSFDATNKRLKNIRGRIPDFPEDLVRLMRMTYHVQKQMKDLSNAVLRKYDLVDASYMVLAVLYGSDGETSTASTLGEACMEKPANLTRVCNDLEGQGLIQRGNRPGDRRCVMISLTDAGRKIVEQVMPEVWDRTTRAYDGFSADDLRQQEQLFKRQLDNLENNL, from the coding sequence ATGAGCAGTTTCGACGCGACCAATAAGCGCCTGAAAAATATCCGTGGCCGCATCCCCGACTTTCCGGAGGATCTGGTGCGGCTGATGCGCATGACTTACCACGTGCAAAAGCAGATGAAGGATCTGTCCAACGCAGTGCTGCGCAAATACGACCTGGTCGACGCCAGCTATATGGTGTTGGCGGTGCTGTACGGCTCGGACGGCGAAACCTCGACCGCATCGACGCTGGGCGAGGCCTGCATGGAGAAGCCGGCCAACCTGACCCGGGTCTGCAACGATCTGGAAGGCCAGGGCCTGATCCAGCGCGGCAACCGCCCCGGCGACCGCCGCTGCGTGATGATTTCGCTGACCGACGCCGGCCGCAAGATCGTGGAACAGGTCATGCCCGAAGTCTGGGACCGCACCACCCGCGCTTACGACGGCTTCAGCGCCGACGATCTCCGCCAGCAGGAGCAGTTGTTCAAGCGCCAGCTGGATAATCTTGAAAATAATTTATAG
- a CDS encoding DUF4148 domain-containing protein, with product MKTTQLFAAVLTLAATGAAFAADSSSAAASSAPVAAAASQAAPAQQGLSRDQVKAEFLEARRNGKLIETEADQDVAQTTKHYAK from the coding sequence ATGAAAACCACCCAACTGTTTGCCGCCGTCCTGACCCTTGCCGCCACCGGCGCCGCCTTTGCCGCCGACAGCAGCAGCGCCGCCGCCAGCAGCGCCCCGGTGGCCGCAGCCGCCAGCCAGGCCGCGCCGGCCCAGCAAGGCTTGAGCCGCGACCAGGTCAAGGCTGAATTCCTGGAAGCGCGCCGGAACGGCAAGCTGATCGAGACCGAAGCCGACCAGGACGTGGCCCAGACCACCAAGCACTACGCCAAGTAA
- a CDS encoding heparinase II/III family protein: MRMKLLCRLVGAALLLNVQINAMAEMPGYVKAARPHVGLLKEDVDRVRNSLALTGPDVFPAMQGGMSFVITPRRKVLSDRAEQPIFGSIQTKKNGIFIRHIDGDSADGKKIRFQLGFQDAAIDTYAAMRSFELEADRDATIELSWDKTSVVLTVNGTSYNLKWAATMPLPWSAKDQLYTFGGRTGEVIKDFKLWNAAKQLVAQHDFLDLELQEPVQDYLSSVDANWTTLQSCAQTANPVRQNGSLCDLAFQGRGMITGAASRFALAYLLTARPHYMAAARRLADQMFLLKDNTTQGLNGQQLKLAVGGEWAMSSRVGAMGILYDWLYDKIDDRDIPTGDAFAGHNLGSYRTLLAQNIKATIAADHVGSSDDLIGHICGQYATLSTTSLNCNGTMHWDENIIPSIAPYYIAGHHQSAIAGTMQGLMAIAHDDPAALPLLKTMYGHFENGFLPARGYVSVDGGSQAAFSYGLSDMPERVRFWRKGLEGTGSEPVLDGDWTAQLIYPYIYGLRHDYSFPARGDNFELSLRDGTTGPMALTAIVDKQDPVVLAFYRQQIKVARRSVAGAPSRRSVDQALLGDRLNFSFADYPEGRIEDLPLSRHFRVAGLVLMRDSWDYPNATLLDFKSTSFISENHQHMDQNSFSLNYKAPLLLDTGRYDEYGTKHWHNYYVRTIAHNSIVVFDKDEQFVFGNQVMSNDGGQWYNGRPTYPTLAQARPGGSNALHGVTAFEEGGDYSYVEGNASRAYSQNKMDQDNGFVRSVLFLRESDRKPVVLVFDSVRTKKGLAATSLLHTAAKPAYAVGADTLGDGRYQVKFAPGAARVATIRNGGGMLNVQMLLPQNADVVQVGSEGTAGSDCTQLTGSATQTPNVKDCRFMVRELQSDNVTYQWRNYPPLPPSPGTQLGDVGAWRLEISPPAAPVPGEAQYFLNVLDVADNDQGAGPAAPVKAERLAAGDAGTEAVLVQDRLMVLFNRAATPASSYSWKASSRYGALIATGLKRNTEYALSEVAVTGGTTFQLEEKVGGGLFSSKDGVLRKGR; encoded by the coding sequence ATGCGAATGAAATTGCTCTGCCGCCTTGTGGGCGCAGCCTTACTCCTGAATGTGCAAATCAATGCGATGGCGGAAATGCCGGGCTATGTCAAAGCCGCGCGTCCGCACGTCGGCTTGCTGAAGGAGGATGTCGACCGGGTGCGCAATTCGCTGGCCTTGACGGGGCCGGACGTCTTTCCCGCCATGCAGGGCGGGATGAGCTTTGTCATCACCCCGCGGCGCAAGGTGTTATCCGATCGTGCCGAACAGCCGATTTTTGGCAGCATCCAGACGAAGAAAAATGGCATCTTCATTCGCCATATCGACGGCGATTCCGCGGACGGCAAAAAGATCAGGTTTCAGCTCGGTTTTCAGGATGCCGCGATCGACACTTATGCCGCCATGCGCAGTTTTGAACTTGAGGCGGACAGGGATGCCACGATTGAGCTGAGCTGGGACAAGACCTCGGTGGTACTCACTGTCAATGGCACGTCCTACAACTTGAAATGGGCTGCAACCATGCCCTTGCCCTGGTCGGCGAAAGACCAGTTGTATACCTTTGGTGGCCGGACCGGCGAAGTCATCAAGGACTTCAAGCTATGGAATGCCGCCAAACAGCTCGTCGCCCAGCATGATTTTCTGGATCTGGAATTGCAAGAGCCCGTCCAGGACTATTTGAGCTCGGTCGATGCCAACTGGACGACGCTGCAAAGCTGCGCGCAGACCGCCAATCCGGTCAGGCAAAACGGCTCGCTCTGTGACCTGGCCTTCCAGGGCCGCGGGATGATTACCGGGGCGGCGAGCCGTTTCGCGCTGGCCTACCTGCTGACCGCCCGGCCGCACTATATGGCGGCGGCACGCCGCCTGGCCGACCAGATGTTCCTGCTCAAGGACAACACCACGCAAGGGCTGAACGGCCAGCAGCTGAAACTGGCGGTCGGGGGGGAATGGGCCATGTCTTCCCGCGTCGGGGCCATGGGCATTCTGTACGACTGGCTGTATGACAAAATCGATGACCGCGATATTCCCACGGGCGATGCTTTCGCTGGCCATAACCTTGGCAGCTACCGTACCCTGCTGGCGCAAAACATCAAGGCCACCATCGCCGCCGATCATGTGGGCAGCAGCGACGATCTGATCGGCCATATCTGCGGACAATATGCCACGCTGTCCACCACCTCCCTGAATTGCAATGGGACGATGCACTGGGACGAGAATATCATTCCGTCGATCGCGCCATACTACATCGCCGGCCATCACCAAAGCGCGATCGCCGGCACCATGCAGGGCTTGATGGCCATTGCCCATGACGATCCTGCCGCGCTCCCCCTGCTGAAGACCATGTACGGCCATTTCGAAAACGGCTTCTTGCCGGCAAGGGGGTACGTTTCCGTTGACGGCGGCAGCCAGGCTGCTTTTTCCTATGGCCTATCGGATATGCCGGAACGCGTGCGGTTCTGGCGCAAAGGCTTGGAAGGCACGGGTAGCGAACCGGTTCTTGACGGCGACTGGACGGCCCAACTGATCTACCCGTATATCTATGGCCTGCGCCATGATTACAGCTTCCCGGCCCGCGGCGACAATTTCGAGTTGTCGCTGAGGGACGGGACGACCGGCCCGATGGCGCTGACGGCCATCGTGGACAAGCAGGATCCGGTGGTGCTGGCTTTCTACCGTCAGCAGATCAAAGTGGCCCGGCGGTCGGTCGCAGGGGCGCCGTCGCGGCGCAGTGTCGACCAGGCTCTGCTTGGGGACCGCTTGAACTTTTCTTTTGCCGACTATCCTGAAGGACGCATTGAGGACCTGCCTTTGTCGCGGCACTTCCGCGTGGCCGGCCTGGTGTTGATGCGCGATAGCTGGGACTATCCCAACGCGACCCTGCTGGACTTCAAATCGACGTCCTTCATCAGCGAGAACCACCAGCATATGGACCAGAACAGCTTTTCGCTGAACTATAAGGCGCCGCTGCTGCTGGATACCGGCCGGTACGACGAGTATGGCACCAAACACTGGCACAACTATTACGTCCGCACCATCGCGCACAACAGCATCGTCGTGTTCGACAAGGACGAGCAGTTCGTCTTCGGTAACCAAGTCATGAGCAATGACGGCGGCCAGTGGTACAACGGCCGGCCGACCTATCCCACCTTGGCCCAGGCCCGGCCGGGCGGCAGCAATGCCCTGCATGGCGTGACGGCGTTCGAGGAAGGCGGTGATTACAGCTACGTCGAGGGCAATGCCAGCCGCGCCTATTCGCAGAATAAGATGGACCAGGACAATGGCTTTGTGCGCAGCGTCCTGTTCCTGCGCGAAAGCGATCGCAAGCCTGTGGTGCTGGTCTTCGACAGCGTGCGCACCAAGAAAGGCCTGGCCGCGACCTCCCTGCTGCACACGGCGGCCAAGCCGGCTTATGCCGTGGGTGCCGACACCCTGGGCGATGGCCGCTACCAAGTCAAATTCGCGCCGGGTGCGGCCCGTGTGGCCACCATCCGCAACGGTGGCGGCATGCTCAACGTGCAGATGCTGCTGCCGCAAAACGCCGATGTGGTGCAAGTGGGGAGCGAAGGCACGGCCGGCAGCGATTGCACCCAGCTGACCGGCAGCGCCACTCAGACGCCGAACGTCAAGGATTGCCGCTTCATGGTGCGCGAGCTGCAAAGCGATAACGTCACTTACCAATGGCGCAACTATCCGCCCCTGCCGCCATCGCCAGGTACCCAGTTGGGCGATGTGGGGGCTTGGCGTCTGGAAATCAGCCCGCCGGCCGCTCCGGTGCCAGGCGAGGCGCAGTATTTCCTCAACGTGCTCGACGTTGCCGACAACGACCAGGGTGCTGGTCCGGCCGCGCCGGTGAAAGCCGAGCGTCTGGCCGCCGGCGATGCCGGGACGGAGGCCGTGCTGGTGCAGGACCGTCTGATGGTCCTGTTCAACCGCGCTGCCACCCCGGCCAGCAGTTATAGCTGGAAAGCGTCGTCGCGCTACGGCGCCCTGATCGCCACCGGTCTGAAGCGCAATACCGAGTACGCGCTGAGCGAAGTGGCGGTGACTGGCGGCACAACCTTCCAGCTGGAAGAGAAGGTTGGCGGTGGGCTGTTCAGTTCCAAGGACGGCGTGTTGCGCAAAGGCCGTTAA